From Pan troglodytes isolate AG18354 chromosome 1, NHGRI_mPanTro3-v2.0_pri, whole genome shotgun sequence:
TACATCCTATGAGTTCAGGATCTTATTTATCACTCTCATTTTATAGgcaaagaaactgagacttacaGAAGTCAACAGTATCAATCAATAGTGGAAGAGCTAGGACTTGACCCCAGGCAGTCTGATAAGACAGCCCATGCTTTTGACCATTTACTATTTAAATTCCTTTTGGTTGAAGGCTTGGCacaacggctcatgcctgtaatctcagcactttgagaggctggagtgggaggatcacttgaggccaggagtttgagaccagtctgggcaacacagtgagactctgtctctataaaaaaaaaaaaaaaaaaaaaaaatgctgggcatggtggtgcacgcctgtagtcctagttattcAGCAGGCTGAGCCCGgggttgaaggctgcagtgagccgagattgtgctgctgcactccagcctgggtgacagggtgagaccctatctcttagaaaaaaaaattccatttggtTGGAACTATATTTTCTGCTGTTCCTGTACCTAAATTAATAAAGCCAGGGCTTACTGAGTATATTATGTCATTTACCCTTTAAAATTACTCCATGAGATAGGCATGGTTATTCCTACTTTTCAGCAGAGGTAACTAAAGTTCTATTGAAGTTAAGTGATTTACTCAGGCCCCAAAAGTGGTCTGGCTAGGATGTGAACCCAAGTCTCTAACTCAAAAACACATGTTCACTCCATCATTCATACCACTGTCCTCATAAATGTTACTTTTCTACCTAGTTCCCCCTGCTACTGGTCTTTCCTTGCTCTGATCTACCCTTCAAATTATGGccagttatttttctaaaatgccaATCTGATAGGTCACTTCCCTGCAAAGATGGCCAATGGCTCCCCACTGTGCACGTGAGAAGAAGAAACTTTGTTATGGCAAGTGAGGCCCTTTACAGCCTAGCTCAGAGATGCTTGCCAACCTCATGCCCCTAAATACCCTTTCACAACCCCCTCTCCTCAGAAGAACCTGAACTATGTTATATTATTAATGAGCCAGTAAAATATACTGGTTAAGTACAATGGGATTTGGACTCAAAGAGACATGAGTTTTAATCTTGGTTTTACCACTTAaggccttgggcaaattacttcttcttcttctcctttttttttttttgagacagtctcattctgtcacccaggctggagtgcagtggtgcaatcttggctcaccgcagcctccacctcctgggttcaagtgattctcctgcctcagcctcccaagtagctgcgattacaggcgcccgccaccatacctggctaatttttgtatttttagtacagatgggagtttgccatgttggccaggctggtcttgaactcctgatctcaagtgatccacccgcctcagcctcccaaagtgctgggattacaggtgtgagccaccatgtccagcctaaaATTACTTCTTTGTATCtttgtttccattaaaaaaacaCCAAACTAATTGTAGTATGTTGTGAGCACTGAAAGATACTACTACATAAgaattgaataaaaaatatatatgtacctgtgcctggcacataactaATAAATGCTCAATGCTACCTATAATTGCTATATGTTTattatgatataattatatatcataattaCTGTACTTATAAATTCATTCTATTTGTTACCAGGAGTATTTGTATTCATCATATTCACCTTATAAGCCCCCCACTTATTTTTATTCTCCCAAAGTCTCTCTTCAAGTGTGAACTCTGAGATCCTGTTTCTGTTCTCTCAAACTTCCCTCTATTACAGTATTTATTATAATGTTATGACTTTTAGTTTGTCCATCTCATCTGCAAAAAAgagtcagtaaatattttaggctttgcgggCCACAGAGTCTCTGCTGCACCACTCAGCCCTGCTACTGTAGCATCAAAGCAGCAGTAAACACTATACAAATAAACAGGCATGGTTGTGTTCCAATGAAACTTTATATACAGGCAGTGGGCCAATTTGGCCTACGGGCTATAGCCTGCCAGCCCCATGTGCTAGACCATAAGCCAGCAGAGGGTAAGAGCTGGGTCTTTTCTACTTGCATCCTTACCTACAAATTGGCCCAAGAAAGTTACTGAATTTAATAAGCAGATGAGtcaatcaaagatctaaatagtATTACATCTTCTGTAAATCCTTTTTCACATTACTCCCTGAAAGTAGCTTTATATGTCTCTCTCTTACCTACTTATGATATCTGATTGTAGTTAATCGTTGATGTAGGTTTTTGCTGTTAGTCTATTTTTGAGCCTTGTAATGTGCTGGACAAATAGGAGGTACTCATTAAAATGAGTATTAGTAAAAGAAATGAATGCAAAATTCTTTTAGGTTTTGACCACGAGAGAATACAATAACTGTCTTGGTCCAAGGGGCTACCCACCTGCAACTGTGACTCACTCTGTAGTTGTGCAGGGACTCTACATAAATACGACATGGAATGGAATTAGGGGTGCACAGAAGTGTGGGGAGCAGGTTGTTAAGGAGCAAGTGAGTGATTAGAATTCCTACACTGTCCTTGGTGTCTGTGCTCACTATTATCTGCTGCAGTGCTGATAATCAGTGTAAGTTTGGCAGGTGACTTTTCTTCATCTGCATCTGAATAACTAGCaaaatggtatttggtttttcagaacttttctttttttattattatactttaagttttagggtacatgtgcacaacgtgcaggttagttacatatgtttacatgtgtcatgttggtgtgctgcacccattaactcgtcatttaacattaggtttatctcctaatgctatccctccccgcttccgcaccccacaacaggccgcagtgtgtgatgttccccttcctgtctccatgtgttctcattgttcaattcccacctatgagtgagaacaagcggtgtttggatttttgtccttgcgatagtttgctgagaatgatggttttaaTATGTATGGCAGTGGGGTGGAGAAAAGGAGAGTACAAGAAAGGTTAACAGCAGCTTAAGTTGCTCAGTGGCTGTGTAAGTGCTCAGAAAAGATAAGATCATTGactgaaaatgtaattttattttgctcttcctAAAATACCAGACTAGCGatgcacagtggcacatgcctatggtcccagctgctcaagaggctaaggcaggaggatcacttgagctcaggagtttgaggctacagtgatctatgactgcaccaccgcactccagcttaggcaacagccctgtctctagaaaataaattaataaaaaattaatgttttaaaagactAAGAACTCTTTTCTAAGTGTCCTTTTATATTGCAACTTTCCCAATGGTCTACTGGTCCTTGActaatacactttaaaaatatttctaaggaaattaaaaactaatttataaaatataatgtcaAACATACCCAGAATTAAGAAAACTGAGAGCTACACTAAGAGCTGTAACTCTTCTCATGTAACTACTACTATCTGTGTTTCCTTGCTTCAGCCTAGTACAAACTTTGCAACCATCATCCTCTactcatgatttttttaaaaaaattagtctatATTTTAATAAGACACTATTTGTACTACTTACCTATTTGGAAGATGATGACTGCCAAAGGTTGTACTTCCCCCAGGACCCACAAATAGCCTTAGTCCTTCTTCTgcaatacacatttaaaatgtttgttacaTGTACAATTATTAGACTATTGTCAAATAGTATGGATATTGTAATAATTCAGATTTTACAATTGTTTATTAGAGaaataaacaacttaaaaacCAAAGttatatacatgttttaaaataggcAATTTAAAAGATACTCTAAAGGTTATTTCTCATCAATGTTTctaaaaactctttttcttttaactaagTAATGGAGATAGCTCTTCCTACAAATTTCCAAAGTAAGgtttaattatttctctttacaCCCAACTACATAATGAAAATAAGTCCACTGTTAAGTGCTTTCTATTCACATCAACATGAGTAATTATACCTTTCAAATTGGTGGCATACAAATTTTCAGTTTCAGTGAAAATTCTAAGGAGGGAATGAAGGATTCCATTATTCACTATTGTTCTAAGACCACCTCCAAATTACAACAGTGGCTTAAAGCACTTATAACAAAAGCAGATGTAGATACCTATCATCAGGTATACGAACACTGTAGACATCTGGGcataattaaaaacacaataaatgttttatttaaaattgatcacttttaactaaaatttgttctttttctaaattcAATATTCATTCTCATTAATAAATAAGGTATAAAGTTATCTTGAGATTTTTATGGGCATGAAATTTACTATACAAATATGCAACAGTCAGTATTATGATGTTCTGAGCCTCTTTACTGCTGACTACACAGATTACAAAAACCTGGATTGCAGGAATCTATGCTTAACAGTTACCTACACACCTTCCGCACTGGAATCTAGGCTGAAGTCTTGACTTTGTAATATTTtctctacaatgtcatctgcatccACCCTGGTGTCATCGACTCGCTTCAGCTGAGATTCTACAGAATCTTGTTTCACTGGGCATCTTTGAAAagaattacattttttcctttttattatgttatgaaaacaaagttttttaaaaattaaaatttattctttaaactaAAAGGATACCTGCTGAGTTTTTCTGAAGCTGTATCTTCTTTATCAGCTGTATCAAGATTTGGCTCAGCGATTTTCTGCTCAATTTCATCACATGGCTCTAGAATACTTTCAACTCCTGTTGATGTGCTTCCCACTGAGGTATTTCTCCTGTGGCAGAGCTCAGAGAAACTAGATGACCGGGAGTGACACGTGCTATACCCtgtcagagaaaatcaccttGGATATAATACTCATATCAAACACTCTGCAATCTGACATCGTTCCCCCACACCACAGCAGTTTCAAGTCCCTTTGGAACAATAAGGAATTCAACTTCACTGTTAGCCTCTACCTGATACTTTTGACTGCTGGCTTGCATAGCTTGATGTTCTAGAATGTCCACAGGCACCAAGTTCGTCTGGAACAGAGGCACTCTTTGCTGAAAGATCTGTAATATGTCATAACATGATGTCATTCTTATTGCCAAAAAGTTAATGGTCAATTTGTATTCTACTCTGCAGACTTTATAAACTCTGCCAAGTTCATTATCAAAACAATAAGTTACAAAATGAGGGACATCCTTTTAAGTCAGTGCAATGGAAATAACTGTATTGCAAGATATACAAAGTATTTAAATACCTTAGTTCGCTGaagaattatatttttcataacattaaaaaattatttcagtcctTTATTAGTTCAGTCTATGCAATAAACTCctgtttttcaaaacatttaacaGCACTCTATCTTAAAACTGCTACAGTTTTAGTGTTCAGtatttctctaataaaaatgacTCAGATGTATTCTTATAAATGTTCACAAAATTGGTAGGTTTTAGTGTGGTTTCTAAGGAAATACTGCTTCCTTAAAAATCCATCACAACAGCAAGCTAAAGAGTACTCTATTACTTTAATGTTAGTGTTGTTAGTGCTAGGCTATAATTTGGGCAATGTCTGTGGCTTAAATCAACACAGCATGGGATGTAGCACTGAGAATAAAAGTTCTTAAGAAAGTGATTATAGTATTCAGATTCAAAGTAAATGTACAAAAGGCAGTGTCAAAGCCATTTCTAATAGTTTCTGATCATGTGTATGTTCCAGGTGCCAATTACATATTTTCAGAACCAGGCTTCTTCCAGAGAATGCAGAACTGTGACCATTTTCCCTAGGGCACAATCATATTTGGAAACAAGAACTGTTTTTAACTTAGAAGCAGAAGGAAAGCAACTGAGTAACATAGCTATTATAGCAGCTATTCTATAAATGATACTGCATGCAGTTGGACCAACAAATGCTGCAAAACAAGGAAAATACTGGAGTAACCTGGTCCTTCTGCAAAGGTTTCTCATTTCTGGACAGAGTATAAGTGGTCCAAACGCAAACATTCAGCAAAATCTGAACTCAAAAAGTTGGTTCATATCGAGTTATGCAGCGCTCTTTACTTCTGGGTTTGGCCCAGATCTTAAGTCATCCACATATCTTCtggttttcaaaatttattcattcaatcaatatttattaatattttaccaaGTCAGGTGCCTAATACTGTACAAGGTATAGGAAgtacaaaataagacaaaatacatGCTTAGAGTTTAGAGGTAGAAGCAAAACTTATACAATGTGGTAAGTACAAAAATACAAGCACAAAAAAGCAGCTATTAAGAGCTCCAAAGGACAGTGCATCTGACACAACTTGGTAACAGAGGAGGTTAACCCCAGGACTTGAGTGACGTATAGGAACTCCTGAGCTAGATGAGCAAGGAAAGGCACCGGGAAGAGCATGCCTTCTTTGTAGGGAAGCAGATCATTTGGTAAAGTTGGCATATAGGGTAGTGGAGTATAATAACCGAGGGAAAAGGGGCTAGAAAGATGAGTAGATGCCTGTTGATGAAGAACCTTCTATgagtttaaagaagaaaacagttcaGTGGCTTTAAGAAAGGGTGTGACATGATCAAATCTACATTTTGGGAAGAAAACTCTGGCAACAGGATAAACAGGGGGCATAAGAGTGAAGGTTTTCATAATAATCCAGCTGAGAGTGAGAGATGTTTCATAGGCACAAATAGCAGGACTCAATAAGAAAGGAGAAGTTTGTGTCAGGAAAACTGAAGTAGGAAAAGACAGGAGGAAAAGGTAGGAAGACTTGTGCTAGATATGCGGAATTAGAGACACCTGAGGATGCCTATTCAACAGTCACTCAACATCTACCGTGTCCCGGGCCTTCTGCTGgggatacagaaataaataagacctGATCATGAAGAACTTAGTTAGACTCTGGCTGGGTAGAAAGAGAAACAGATGGATTTCAGCGTTACATTTGGTATGAAGTGGACCTTTCCCCAAAGCATTTGATCACATGTACATCACACAATCACATTTACATTTATGTGATAGATAAAGCCAAGGGTATAGATGGTATTGCTCAAGGAAGTGAGGGGACCAAACCCTGTGGAACATCAATATGTAAAGGGAAGTTGGAGGAAGATGAAGAAGCCTCtaagaagctagaaaaggaaAGGTCAGAGAGGTAGGAGCCAAGGGAAGAGAAAGCATCAAGAATGAATAACTGGCCATCAGATAAGGCCAGAACAAATGTCCACAGGACTTGACAATCATGTATCTGGGGATAGCAGCAAGAGAGGGCAGATGATGGAAGCCAGATTGCTAATGTGTTTAGGAATAAATGGACAGTATATTCTTTCTAGAAGTTTGGCTATAAGAAGTGTGTGGTACATATATCATCTCTTgctgatctttctctctctctctccacacaaacacacacacacacacacacacacacacacagagagagagagagagagagagatgtatcTATATTTGGGGCAgagtgggggaagagagagagcatgtgagCACATGCGCCAGCCTGCTGGAGCCTAAGGGAGTGCAGTAGATAGAGAAGGATGTAGGGCTAaggagtttttgttttcattttttcagtatgagaaagaattcagaatattTACATGCTGAAGAGAAGGAGCTAATGGAATGGTTACAAGTTCCCAAAAGATCCACTGATCCCAAAACAGGAAATTTCAGAGTCACCATTATTTATAAGAAaccaaatatttgcatattttaaaaggtagTGAAAGGGTTAATTATATAACTTCACCTTTCCCTTCTTTCAAACAATACATCCTGTTCACATAATactgaagaaagaaggaagctcCTAAGTCCTTTTCCTCCTGCAACCTTGACATTATCCCCACCATGCTTTTACTTCTGGAGCAGATTCTGACCGCTGCCAGAAGTGTGTCTGGAAATGTGGATCTCAAGGTGTGGTCAGGGACTAGCAGCATCAGCGTCTCGTGGGAATGCCTTAGTGATACAAAACTTCAGGCTCTaacccagatctactgaatcaaacACTCTGGCTGCTGCCGCCAGCAACCTGTGTTttcacaagccctccaggtgactcTGATGCACACTAGggcttgagaaccactgacagAGGGAAAGCGATTCATGGAAGAGGAGCGacacccgagaggcagaggttgctttGCAGAAGTTGCAGGGTAATGGaatgggaaaaatggaaaaaatcctGTAGTATTCTCTTGTACCTGTGGGGAGTAGATGCATACAGTGAGGAGAGTGTCATTGTAACATCTAGTTTTTAATCTGTCAGAGCACAATACTTTAGACAAAATAAAGCACTGGATCAACCAAGAATTACATAATTAAAACTGTTGATTCTTATTGGCCTGTTTCAAGTCAAATACCCACACAATTCCCAAAGGGCTTTGGGAATTTTTAGGGCATCAAGTCGTCTCTCACAAATTAAAAAACCAGTAAGCCACACATCCGTACCTGCTATTCCAAGATGCACTTTGAGAGTCTCTCCACCTTTTCTATCTTCTTGCAAAGATTCAGATTCACCAGCAATTGGTATAGACATTGAAGTGGAGGGAGGCCTGTAAATAAACATTTACGAACTGGAGTTGTGGGGGAGCCTCAAAGTTTACAATAGTTATTGATTGGTGAGCTTAGTAAGCCTTAGCATAGACTGCTTGGTAATGTTACCCCTTTGAGAGTGAAAGTAACAAAGATCAGCAAATAATGTATAAGCATCTTTTCAAAACTTGAATAAAATTCATAagagaaaaaggttttttttttttttttttacataacaaGAAAAGGGCATTGTCTCCATAGAGTCCTAAAAAGAGAGGCCTCTGTCAGTGTGAATCCAGCACTGGTCAAGGGAGGGTTGCTCTGTCAACTCAGGACAGCACCTTTCAGCTGAGGAAGGAAGTGCCAAGCCCTTTTGAATCAGGCTGGGAGGAGAATGCCTTGTGCCTCCTGCTTCAGAGACTGTGCTCCCTGGCTGGCTCCACTCACTTCTTAAATAGTATCCATGGTTTTATCTTCTACCTTCATCTCTGTAAACAGTTCACCTGCCCAGGGAGAGTCTACAGAGAGGCCCAGTTGTTTAGATTTGTTTTTTGGATTGGATTCTCTGGGAGTAGTAATGGATCTATTTTCATTGGTTAATTCAAACTCCTATTCCACGTAAAAGCTGTGAAGCAAGGAGGGGTAAATTtaatttctaacagttttttttttctttaaaaatttttggccgggtgcagtggctcacgcctgtaatctcagcactttgggaggccaaggcgggtggatcacctgaggtcaggagttcgagaccagcctggccaacatggtgaaacccagtctctactaaaaatacaaaaattagacaggtgtggtggcatgcatctgtagtcccagctacgcaggaagctgaggaaggagaatcacttgaacccgggaggcagaggttgcagtgagctgagattgcaccattgcactccagcctgggcgacagagcgagactctgtctcaaaaaaaaatttttttttatttttgtagatacataataggtatataaatttatgggttacatgagatattttgatacaggcatgcaatgcataataatcacattagggtaaatggggtatccatcacctcaagcatttatcctttcttacAAAAcagtccaattatactcttttattttttactcatttattttgagacagggtctcgctttgtcacccaggttggagtgcggtggcgcaatcatggctcactgcagcctccacttctccagctcaagcaatccttctgccttagtcCCCCAGTTAGcggggactataggcacacagaACCATGCCTGggttttttttacatttagtagagactttaaattttttttgcagagatgggggtctccctatgttgtccaggctggtctcaaactcctgggttcaagcaatccatctgcctcagcctctcaaagtgctggaatgacagatgtgagccatggcgcccagactctttcagttattttaaaacgtacaataaattattgttgactagtGATCCCATTGGGTTTCCTTTTTAACATAGggatttttattagaaaacatccctaaccttttaaaaacatttttttttagagacagggtctcattatgttgcccaggctggtctctaactcctggtctcaagtgatccttccaccttgacctcccgaagtgctgggattacaggtgcgagccaccatgcccagccaatcccTAACCTTTTGAGGCTGATATTGCAGAAGAAAACCACATCTTCCCAGAAACTATCCCTTGGTGACCAGAGATAAAACAGGGAGGTGGCTGAAGGAATCATGCAGCTCACCTGCTTTATGGCAATTCTTAAATTCTTACCCTGTTATTCTTAATGGAGTTCTCAGGCTACTCGGATTCTTGGGGATAGAGACATTTAAGATTGCTATTAAATCTATTGCATTTATTGACTATTTCCAGCCTAGGATCTCCTAAATTCTAGACTTACATATCCTATTGAGATGCTTTCAAGTATTTGTCCTACAGGTACATGAAACTCAATATATCCCCAACTAAACTCATCTTTCCCAaaactgttttcttcttgtaTTCTCTCCGTAAATGTCATTGCAATCCACAAAGTCACCAAAACTAGAATTACGGATAtcacctctgcctccttcctAATAACATTTTCCCATGTCCAATCAATTTCCAAATCTCAGATCCTCATTTAGTATTTTTCCTATTCATCATCTCTTCTCCATCTCCACTAATTACTTGAGTTTTGGCCTTTGTACCTTTCTCCTGGCTGACTGCAAGGGTCTCCTTGCTGGTCTGCCAATCTCTACTCCATGCTACTGTCACTGTGGTCTTTCTGAAACTTGCCTCTGAACATGTTACTCTCTTATTTAAATACCCTCCATAGCTCCTTCAGCATAAAACTCAAATCCCTTAGAACTTGCAGTCTGGCCTAGACCTGCCTCTTCAATTACCAACAgctgtattttctttctcctttcttttttcttttttgagacggagtttcgctcatttcccaggctggagcgcaatggcgcactctcggctcactgcagcctccgcctcccgggttcaatgattctcctgcctcagcctcctgagtagctgggattacaggtgcctgtcaccatgcctggctaatttttgtatttttagtagagacagggtttcgccatgttggccaggctggtcttgaattcctggcctcaggtgatccatccacctcggcctcccaaagtgttgggattacaggcgtgagccaccacgctcaggctgtattttcaaataatgtaaaatagcttcgtggaaaaaaaaaacaccctgcaTTAAATATTTCGTGGGAAAGACTAATACAcagaagaaacacaaagaatGGAGCCTACAGTCATAGTCATTAATCACTGATGGCTGACTCATGCCTGCATGTCTAAAAATTCTTACCTTTTTAATGCCAGTTTCTTTCACAGGTGACCTGATTACAGTGTCCCTATCCTCTCTATGTCTTAGACCTGTTTTCCAACCCTCAGAACTCCCAAACACTGGCCCCTTCCCTCTCTATTCCCCTCTGGCTCCATTCTCCCTTCCAGCCTGACTCCACAGCCACAACTCTTTAAGCAACACCTTCAATTTGGCACCCCTTGTTCTGCGGTCTCAAAAAAGCTGAAGAACTGCAACCCTTGATAATATCAGCCATCTATACTAACTGCTCTATTACTGGGGCAACTAAGCATTACAGAGAAAATTCACTGACTATGGGGACTGATAGTAAAGCAAATTTAGAATCCAAAATCTTAGCTGGGGCTTGGCAGCTCTCTTACCTCCCTGGACAACTCAGtcttgttgaataaataatcaCTGAGTGCTTGCCATGTGCCAGTTTTTGTTCTATTACCCCTTTTGTTCTGAAAATGCTTTTACATCTCTCATCTGAAATCACTTAATGTGGATCaagtatagaaaaagaaatgggatTACTTTAATTTGATTGCTTTATAGTAATGTTAAGAATATGTGAAAAATGACCTCATAAAACGACAACATTACCTACTTGACATTTCTTAAATACTCAATGCCCTGTAACGATGGCATAAACTTGTGCACACTGTTTTCTCTCCTGGGGTGTCCCCACCTACCTCCTGTGCTTAGTAAATTCCTAGTCATCCCCTAAACTTAGCTCAGTGTCCCCTTCTCAGTAAAGATTTCCCTGGCTTTCAAAGAACTGTGGCTAGGGATCCTATCCTGTGTGCCCCAGTGACACTGTATGCTGTGTGCCTGTCTCCCACGTAATCAGTGAATCCCTTCAGAGCAGGGGCTGGTCTTTTCTAGCTTGTTAAGTCTTGGCATGTGGCAGGCAATCAATACACATGTACTGAATGAATGATTGCATCCTGGGACCCTGGAAGAATTAATTCTTAACCTCTTAGTCTCGATGTCCTCACTCAAAAATATggataatatttatattacagaGTTGTTTTAAGAATTGAGAGACAGTAACATTCGTGAAATCATTTTCACAAAtgataatttccttccttttggaatATGAACGCGTCAGAACCTTGCTATTCAAGAGACTTATATCACCCCTAGATCTGCTTTGCCACCAGATTCCCAAATGCCAGCAGAGTATacactttctctctcaaaatatcttttttctttattagcacTTTTCAGAGtgagtttcattcttttacaagAGTTGGTGGGTGTTTGATGAGTTGTAGAGAACTATGCAATAAAGTTTAGGGTAGGTGGTTAGGCTGACTTACCAGCTGTCTTCTTCATAAATTCTGGCCTTATGGTATATAATTGGTGCTTCAGAAGAATTATACAATCTATGTCACAGATCTTCtgctcagaaaatattaaaactagGATTTAAACTTGAGACTAAGGATCTGCTATACTCCTGTTTCTcaagtaaatttaaaacaatttatatcatgaaaaatttaaagatagACAAAAGCAGAGAATGGTAGAATGAAGCCCTCCAGCAGTTATTTACATCTTCGTTCTGGACAAAGATACTGAGTAAAGTCACACAATTGCTCTGTtactcggtttcctcatctgtacaatgagaaCTTGGATTACACCAACACTTTTAAAACTGGTTTCATGATCTCCTTCAGGGACTTCTGGAAGTAGGTATGGGAGTGTGCTCAATGGAAAATCTATTCTTATCTTACCAAAGTTGGAGGggatataaagtaaaattttatatacTAGGAGTCAcaatatatttgctttatttttgagacaggtcttgctctgtcacccagcctggagtgcagtggcatga
This genomic window contains:
- the EEIG2 gene encoding EEIG family member 2 isoform X1 translates to MMKKKKFKFKVDFELEELSSVPFVNGVLFCKMRLLDGGSFTAESSREVVQANCVRWRKKFSFMCKMSASAATGILDPCIYRVSVRKELKGGKAYAKLGFADLNLAEFAGSGNTTRRCLLEGYDTKNTRQDNSILKVLISMQLMSGDPCFKTPPSTSMSIPIAGESESLQEDRKGGETLKVHLGIADLSAKSASVPDELGACGHSRTSSYASQQSKVSGYSTCHSRSSSFSELCHRRNTSVGSTSTGVESILEPCDEIEQKIAEPNLDTADKEDTASEKLSRCPVKQDSVESQLKRVDDTRVDADDIVEKILQSQDFSLDSSAEEEGLRLFVGPGGSTTFGSHHLPNRVGSGAYEQVVIKR
- the EEIG2 gene encoding EEIG family member 2 isoform X2 — encoded protein: MCKMSASAATGILDPCIYRVSVRKELKGGKAYAKLGFADLNLAEFAGSGNTTRRCLLEGYDTKNTRQDNSILKVLISMQLMSGDPCFKTPPSTSMSIPIAGESESLQEDRKGGETLKVHLGIADLSAKSASVPDELGACGHSRTSSYASQQSKVSGYSTCHSRSSSFSELCHRRNTSVGSTSTGVESILEPCDEIEQKIAEPNLDTADKEDTASEKLSRCPVKQDSVESQLKRVDDTRVDADDIVEKILQSQDFSLDSSAEEEGLRLFVGPGGSTTFGSHHLPNRVGSGAYEQVVIKR